The DNA window gcactgtggctggcactgttattggacactgtggctggcactgttattgggcacatgtggtatggggcactgtggctggcactgttattgggcatatatggtatggggcactgtgtctggcactgttattgggcacatgtggtaggggcactgtggctgcactgttattgggcacatctggtatggggcactgtgcctggcaatgttattgggcacatgtggtaggggcactgtggctgcactgttattgggcacatgtggtaggggcactgtggctgcactgttattgggcacatctggtatggggcactgtgcctggcactgttattgggcacatgtggtaggggcactgtggctggcactgttattgggcacatgtggtaggggcactgtggctggcactgttattgggcacatgtggtatggggcactgtggctggcactgttattgggcacatgtggtaggggcactgtggctggcactgttattgggcacatgtggtaggggcactgtggctggcactgttattgggcacatgtggtatggggcactgtggctggctctgttattgggcacatgtggtatggggcactgtggctggcactgttattgggcacatgtggtatggggcactgtggctggcactgttattgggcacatgtggtaggggcactgttattgggcacatgtggtaggggcactgtggctgcactgttattgggcacatgtggtatggggcactgtggctggcactgttattgggcacatgtggtaggggcactgtggctggcactgttattgggcacatgtggtaggggcactgtggctggcactgttattgggcacatgtggtatggggcactgtggctggctctgttattgggcacatgtggtatggggcactgtggctggcactgttattgggcacatgtggtaggggcactgtggctgcactgttattgggcacatgtggtaggggcactgttattgggcacatgtggtatggggcactgtggctggcactgttattgagcacatgtggtaggggcactgtggctggcactgttattgggcacatgtggtaggggcattgtggctggctctgttattgggcacatgtggtaggggcactgtggctggcactgttattgggcacatgtggtaggggcactgtggctgcactgttattgggcacatgtggtatggggcactgtggctggcactgttattgggcacatgtggtaggggcactgttattgggcacatgtggtatggggcactgttattaggcacatgtggtatggggcactgtggctggcactgttattgggcacatgtggtaggggcactgtggctggctctgttattgggcacatgtggtaggggcactgtggctggcactgttattgggcacatgtggtatggggcactgtggctggcactgttattgggcacatgtggtatggggcactgtggctggctctgttattgggcacatgtggtatggggcactgtggctggcactgttattgggcacatgtggtatggggcactgtggctggcactgttattgggcacatgtggtaggggcactgtgtctggcactgttattgggcacatgtggtaggggccctgtggctggcactgttattgggcacatgtggtaggggcactgtggctggctctgttattgggcacatgtggtaggggcactgtggctggcactgttattgggcacatgtggtaggggcactgtgtctggcactgttattgggcacatgtggtaggggccctgtggctggcactgttattgggcacatgtggtaggggcactgtggctggctctgttattgggcacatgtggtaggggccctgtggctggcactgttattgggcacatgtggtaggggcactgtggctggcattgttattgggcacatgtggtaggggcactgtggctggctctgttattgggcacatgtggtaggggcactgtggctgcactgttattgggcacatgtggtatggggcactgtggctggcactgttattgggcacatgtggtaggggcactgtggctggcattgttattgggcacatgtggtatgggcactgtggctggctctgttattgggcacatgtggtaggggcactgtggctgcactgttattgggcacatgtggtaggggcactgtggctggctctgttattgggcacatgtggtaggggccctgtggctggcactgttattgggcacatgtggtaggggcactgtggctggcattgttattgggcacatgtggtaggggcactgtggctggctctgttattgggcacatgtggtaggggcactgtggctgcactgttattgggcacatgtggtatggggcactgtggctggcactgttattgggcacatgtggtaggggcactgtggctggcattgttattgggcacatgtggtatgggcactgtggctggctctgttattgggcacatgtggtaggggcactgtggctgcactgttattgggcacatgtggtatggggcactgtggctggcactgttattgggcacatgtggtaggggcactgttattgggcacatgtggtatggggcactgtggctggcactgttattgggcacatgtggtaggggcactgttattgggcacatgtggtatggggcactgttattgggcacatgtggtaggggcactgtggctggcattgttattgggcacatgtggtatgggcactgtggctggctctgttattgggcacatgtggtaggggcactgtggctggctctgttattgggcacatgtggtatggggcactgtggctgcactgttattgggcacatgtggtatggggcactgtggctggcactgttattgggcacatgtggtaggggcactgttattgggcacatgtggtatggggcactgtggctggcactgttattgggcacatgtggtaggggcactgttattgggcacatgtggtatggggcactgtggctggcactgttattgggcacatgtggtaggggcactgtggctggcactgttattgggcacatgtggtaggggcactgtggctgcactgttattgggcacatgtggtatggggcactgtggctggcactgttattgggcacatgtggtaggggcactgttattgggcacatgtggtatggggcactgttattaggcacatgtggtatggggcactgtggctggcactgttattgggcacatgtggtaggggcactgtggctggctctgttattgggcacatgtggtaggggcactgtggctggcactgttattgggcacatgtggtatggggcactgtggctggcactgttattgggcacatgtggtatggggcactgtggctggctctgttattgggcacatgtggtatggggcactgtggctggcactgttattgggcacatgtggtatggggcactgtggctggcactgttattgggcacatgtggtaggggcactgtgtctggcactgttattgggcacatgtggtaggggccctgtggctggcactgttattgggcacatgtggtaggggcactgtggctggctctgttattgggcacatgtggtaggggcactgtggctggcactgttattgggcacatgtggtaggggcactgtgtctggcactgttattgggcacatgtggtaggggccctgtggctggcactgttattgggcacatgtggtaggggcactgtggctggctctgttattgggcacatgtggtaggggccctgtggctggcactgttattgggcacatgtggtaggggcactgtggctggcattgttattgggcacatgtggtaggggcactgtggctggctctgttattgggcacatgtggtaggggcactgtggctgcactgttattgggcacatgtggtatggggcactgtggctggcactgttattgggcacatgtggtaggggcactgtggctggcattgttattgggcacatgtggtatgggcactgtggctggctctgttattgggcacatgtggtaggggcactgtggctgcactgttattgggcacatgtggtaggggcactgtggctggctctgttattgggcacatgtggtaggggccctgtggctggcactgttattgggcacatgtggtaggggcactgtggctggcattgttattgggcacatgtggtaggggcactgtggctggctctgttattgggcacatgtggtaggggcactgtggctgcactgttattgggcacatgtggtatggggcactgtggctggcactgttattgggcacatgtggtaggggcactgtggctggcattgttattgggcacatgtggtatgggcactgtggctggctctgttattgggcacatgtggtaggggcactgtggctgcactgttattgggcacatgtggtatggggcactgtggctggcactgttattgggcacatgtggtaggggcactgttattgggcacatgtggtatggggcactgtggctggcactgttattgggcacatgtggtaggggcactgttattgggcacatgtggtatggggcactgttattgggcacatgtggtaggggcactgtggctggcattgttattgggcacatgtggtatgggcactgtggctggctctgttattgggcacatgtggtaggggcactgtggctggctctgttattgggcacatgtggtatggggcactgtggctgcactgttattgggcacatgtggtatggggcactgtggctggcactgttattgggcacatgtggtaggggcactgttattgggcacatgtggtatggggcactgtggctggcactgttattgggcacatgtggtaggggcactgttattgggcacatgtggtatggggcactgtggctggcactgttattgggcacatgtggtaggggcactgtggctggcactgttattgggcacatgtggtaggggcactgtggctgcactgttattgggcacatgtggtatggggcactgtggctggcactgttattgggcacatgtggtaggggcactgttattgggcacatgtggtatggggcactgttattaggcacatgtggtatggggcactgtggctggcactgttattgggcacatgtggtaggggcactgtggctggcactgttattgggcacatgtggtatggggcactgtggctggctctgttattgggcacatgtggtatggggcactgtggctggcactgttattgggcacatgtggtatggggcactgtggctggcactgttattgggcacatgtggtaggggcactgtgtctggcactgttattgggcacatgtggtaggggccctgtggctggcactgttattgggcacatgtggtaggggcactgtggctggctctgttattgggcacatgtggtaggggcactgtggctggcactgttattgggcacatgtggtaggggcactgtgtctggcactgttattgggcacatgtggtaggggccctgtggctggcactgttattgggcacatgtggtaggggcactgtggctggctctgttattgggcacatgtggtaggggccctgtggctggcactgttattgggcacatgtggtaggggcactgtggctggcattgttattgggcacatgtggtaggggcactgtggctggctctgttattgggcacatgtggtaggggcactgtggctgcactgttattgggcacatgtggtatggggcactgtggctggcactgttattgggcacatgtggtaggggcactgtggctggcattgttattgggcacatgtggtatgggcactgtggctggctctgttattgggcacatgtggtatgggcactgtggctggctctgttattgggcacatgtggtaggggcactgtggctggctctgttattgggcacatgtggtaggggccctgtggctggcactgttattgggcacatgtggtatggggcactgtgcctggcactgttattgggcacatgtggtaggggcactgtggctggcattgttattgggcacatgtggtaggggcactgtggctggctctgttattgggcacatgtggtaggggcactgtggctgcactgttattgggcacatgtggtaggggcactgtggctggcactgttattgggcacatgtggtaggggcactgtggctggcactgttattgggcacatgtggtaggggcactgtggctggcactgttattgggcacatgtggtatggggcactgtggctggcactgttattgggcacatgtggtaggggcactgtggctggcactgttattgggcacatgtggtatggggcactgtgtctggcactgttattgggcacatgtggtaggggccctgtggctggcactgttattgggcacatgtggtatggggcactgtggctggcactgttattgggcacatgtggtaggggcactgtggctggcactgttattgggcacatgtgatatggggcactgtggctggcactgttattgggcacatgtggtaggggcactgttattgggcacatgtggtagggggcactgtgtctggcactgttattgggcacatgtggtatggggcactgtgtctggcactgttattgggcacatgtggtatggggcactgtgtctggcactgttattgggcacatgtgatatggggcactgtggctggcactgttattgggcacatgtggtatggggcactgtggctggcactgttattgggcactgttattgggcacatgtggtcggGAGACACGGTTGTGTGACAAAGGCCTTACAGCGGACACGCTATTGGTCAGCACTACACTGATCCACAACTTCCGACTGCAGATAATAACCAATCAGACTCCGCAGCCTGCAGACCCCGCCTTCGCTGTTGCTATGGCAGCACACTTCCGCGTTCCAGCGGCTGCTAGTGGCTTCCGGGTTGGTTTCTCCGGCCCCGGGTCTTAGTGCCGGCATGTTGCGCAGGCTGTGGGGCTCCGGGTGCGGGATCAGGACGCTGCACTCGCTGCTGACGGTCGCGGTGACCCTGGTGCTGCTCCTGCACGACACCGGTCAGTATGTGATCCGGGGACCCCCACGTGACatgtcctgggaaagctgggtgccaatatggccgccaccccccccccccccagctcctgCAGTAATGACTGACGGGTGAACGCTGCATTACCCTGTATCACAGCTCTATATTATTTATGTGGGGACATAAGGGATATTCCAAGATGGCGGAGGGGATAATCTGATGATCTCCAGGGGTCCGACCCCCACAGGTCCATCTACTAACCCCTCCCCCGCGGGTCCGTCCTGGGACACCCCCCTCCCGCAGGTCCGACCTCTGGGACACCCCCCTCCCGCAGGTCCGACCTCTGGGACACCCCCCTCCCGCAGGTCCGACCTCTGGGACACCCCCCCTCCCGCAGGTCCGACCTCTGGGACACCCCCCCTCCCGCATGTCTGACCTCTGGGACACCCCCCCTCCCGCATGTCTGACCTCTGGGACACCCCCCCTCCCGCATGTCTGACCTCTGGGACACCCCCCCCTCCCGCATGTCTGACCTCTGGGACACCCCCCTCCCGCAGGTCCGACCTTTGGGACACCCCCCTCCCGCAGGTCTGACCTCTGGGGCACCCCCCTCCCGCAGGTCTGACCTCTGGGGCACCCCCCTCCCGCAGGTCTGACCTCTGGGGCACCCCCCTCCCGCAGGTCTGACCTCTGGGACACCCCCCTCCCGCAGGTCTGACCTCTGGGACACCCCCCTCCCGCAGGTCTGACCTCTGGGACACCCCCCTCCCGCAGGTCTGACCTCTGGGACACCCCCCTCCCGCAGGTCTGACCTCTGGGACACCCCCCTCCCGCAGGTCTGACCTCTGGGACACCCCCCTCCCGCAGGTCTGACCTCTGGGACACACCCCCCCCCCGCAGGTCTGACCTCTGGGACACACCCCCCCCCCGCAGGTCTGACCTCTGggacacacccccccccccgcaggtctgacctctgggacacccctgtgacggggtgtacagcagagcaaggagagacaacaggccgaggaacgatccaacaggtttattcacaagaacactggaacagcacacgataagtccacgtacaacagattcgggggcccttcccgacaatcctcggaccggattacaaagcaatcgtccttacagtagtccaaagagttccacacaatcccacgggccgccacacaggcctagctccgtccgtgtccacagccacccaggctggagctcctgctcccttcaagtttcagctcactctgcctgaatctcccaggtaagcagagtttacactagttggactctaggcacacctccccctggccatttgatgcatgaatggactttagactgctggctctgttctgtttaccaagttgttgttggagaagtcccatgctgagaagaacaatatatatatgcaacccccaccaaatcaatgacaatagctactgctgaagcctgagtgcaagatgatacaggctggggggaaggtatggtcacttacatcccaagacatagtattacagcaaatacagtgagaaggtaaaatacatcacatggcatcttatacaaaaatatgggatggagaaaactacatacatcatgacaacccccccccccaggtCTGACCTCTGGGACACCCCTCCCCTCCCGCAGGTCTGACCTCTTGGACACCCCCCTCCCCCGCAGGTCTGACCTCTGGGACACCCCTCCCGCAGGTCTGACCTCTGGGACACCCCCCCCTCCCGCAGGTCTGACCTCTGGGACACCCccctcccctgcaggtctgaccTCTGGGACACCCCTCCCGCAGGTCTGACCTCTGGGACACCCCTCCCCTCCCGCAGGTCTGACCTCTGGGACACCCCCCCCGCAGGTCTGACCTCTGGGACACCCCTCCCCTCCCGCAGGTCTGACCTCTGGGACACCCCTCCCCCCCCGCAGGTCTGACCTCTGGGACACCCCCTCCCCTCCCGCAGGTCTGACCTCTGGGACCCCACCCCCCGCAGGTCTGACCTTTGGGACACCCCCCTCCCGCAGGAACTATAATTATTATATTCCCCACCACTCCAGCgtcggtgattggctgcagcggtcacataaaTGTTACAATGTGAAATTACTGAGAGCTGTTGGGGATATTTAGACCCTTTCTATTGTTTCCGCGGATttctgcttttacacaataaaaaaaacaaacaaatgaaaACAATTTCTGAATTTCTTCTTAGAATAAATAAACTGTATGTTCCCGCagcggccactagagggagcctgggCCTCCTGCATGCCTGGATAgtggtgagctccccctggtggcggcTGCTGGGATGTTACTATTTATCTCAGTGGCCGGCGGGGGATTGGAGCTCTGTATAATGCGGTGAGCGCGGCGGACCCCCTTATATTTATGTGATAATATTCCTCAGACCCCTCTTCCCCAGAGGATGTGTGGAGCCGTCTGCAGCCGCTGGGGTTCGTGCTCCTGGTCACATGCTGCACGGGGCTGTATTATGGGGTGTCGCTCATGGACCCGGGCTATATACTCACAGACTGTGACGAgaaggtatatatgtatataatgtgtccCGCTATACGACCTCGTGACCGCGGCTCCGCCCCTGTATACTAATATGACTGTCTTCTGTCAGTATCATCCAATCACAGAGGACGACCGGCAGGAGCTGACGGCGCAGACCCCCGGAGCGCTGCGCATGAGACGCTGTGGATATTGTCTGCTAAAGGTGACGTTTCCCCCTCACTTTCTTATGCAGCCATCATCACAAAATAcctctgcctgcagtcaccactagagggagctattcCATATAAATGTATGGGGCTAATGGAAGCTGTgcagtctgtatacagggagctccccctagtggtggctgcagacaggatcttatcatgtatttctgtatacagggagctccccctagtggtggctgcagacaggatcttatcatgtttttctgtatacagggagctccccctagtggtggctgcagacaggatattatcatgtgtctctgtatacagggggctccccctagtggtggctgcagacaggatcttatcatgtatctctgtatacagggagctccccctagtggtggctgcagacaggatattatcatgtgtctctgtatacagggggctccccctagtggtggctgcagacaggatcttatcatgcatctctgtatacagggggctccccctagtggtggctgcagacaggatcttatcatgcatctctgtatacagggggctccccctagtggtggctgcagacaggatcttatcatgtatctctgtatacagggagctccccctagtggtggctgcagacaggatcttatcatgtatctctgtatacagggcgctccccctagtggtggctgcagacaggatcttatcatgtatctctgtatagagggagctccccctagtggtggctgcagacaggatcttatcatgtatctctgtatacagggagctccccctagtggtgactgcagacaggatcttatcatgtatctctgtatacagggagctcctcctagtggaggctgcagccaGGAGTTGTAGTTTGGGCTGGAAATCACTGCTGTAATGTATTGTATATATTTGGTGTTATGTAACCTGTATAATCCCGTCTCATCCCACAGCAACCGATGAGGGCTCGACACTGCAAATCCTGCCAGCGGTGCGTGCGGAGGTACGACCACCACTGCCCATGGATCGAGAACTGTGTGGGAGAAAAGAACCATCGCGTCTTCATCTTGTACTTGGCTCTTCAGCTGCTGGTGTTACTCTGGGCCGTCCGCATCGCATGGTAGGAGAATAAGTAATACACACTGGATGTCATGTATggacatagtgagtgcagctctggagtataatacaggaggtaactcaggatcagtaatgtaatgtatgtacacagtgattgcaccagcagaatagtgagtgcagctccggagtataatacaggaggtaactcaggattagtaatgtatatacacagtgattgcaccagcagaatagtgagtgcagctctggagtataatacaggaggtaactcaggatcagtaatgtaatgtatgtacacagtgactgcaccagcagaatagtgagtgcagctctggagtataatacaggaggtaatttaggattagtaatgtaatgtatgtacacagtgactgcagcagcagaatagtgagtgcagctctggagtataatacaggaggtaacttaggattagtaatgtatgtacacagtgactgcagcagcagaatagtgagtgcagctctggagtataatacaggaggtaacttaggattagtaatgtatgtacacagtgactgcgccagcagaatagtgagtgcagctctggagtataatacaggaggtaacttaggattagTAATGTATATATGTGATAACTTATATATGTTGTTAAGAAAATGTAATCACCATCATACATACATTTGTCTCTTTTTATGTAATTTTTAGAAAGCAATATTATGTATTTACTTTTAGAATTTTTTTATAACCCTTTTTCATCCAAGTACAATAAACATCTTTAAAGTAGCTCCTGCCAGATCCTCAGCACAGACAGATCACAGTTAATATTACTGAaacagccgccactagggggagctcttcgCACACGGAGTTGGACGCTCCCTCTAGTGGCTGGTGCTGGTATTCCGCATCTTGTACATTATGTCTCTGCTCAGGACTTGGAGCTGTGTCCTTCATTAGGGAACTCATTTGGCGCAGATTTTTGGATCTACACAACCTGTAAAGATGTAATCCTCTGTAGCGTGTGACTCGCGCGCACCTTGCTCTATCCTGGGTGATGTGAATAGATGCCTCTTCTTCCTCCAGGTCCGGTTTTCACTCTGCAGGGATCTGGAGCGAGTGGCTGCGCACCAACCTCTTCTTGCTGGCGGCGTTGGCTGTGGTCGGGGTCTTCACCGCGGTGGTGGCGCTGCTGCTCGTCAGCCACATGTACCTCATCTCCTGCAACATCACCACCTGGGAGTTCATGTCCCACCACCGCATCGCCTACCTGAAGCAGCGCGACTCCGACACCAGCCCCTTCGACAGGGGCCTGATCCGAAACCTGTGGAGCTTCTTCTGCAGCTGCGGCCACGTGGTCTGGGAAGGGGTTTATTTCAGAGACGCTATTAACACTGTGTGAACCGGAGAGGGGGAGAAAATGAGGTCGGGTTATACGGGGGTCTGATAACAATGGGGGGCAGCTCTTACCGTGGCCCTGGGTTATGGTGCCTCTGTGGACCCCCTCTATAAGCCGAGCAATCAACGTCAATGGACAGGTGCCTACCTGAAAACCAACTGATGGCAGAAGGCGGCACAgccggaggaggagggaggagggcggcACAgccggaggaggagggag is part of the Anomaloglossus baeobatrachus isolate aAnoBae1 chromosome 9, aAnoBae1.hap1, whole genome shotgun sequence genome and encodes:
- the ZDHHC12 gene encoding palmitoyltransferase ZDHHC12; protein product: MLRRLWGSGCGIRTLHSLLTVAVTLVLLLHDTDPSSPEDVWSRLQPLGFVLLVTCCTGLYYGVSLMDPGYILTDCDEKYHPITEDDRQELTAQTPGALRMRRCGYCLLKQPMRARHCKSCQRCVRRYDHHCPWIENCVGEKNHRVFILYLALQLLVLLWAVRIAWSGFHSAGIWSEWLRTNLFLLAALAVVGVFTAVVALLLVSHMYLISCNITTWEFMSHHRIAYLKQRDSDTSPFDRGLIRNLWSFFCSCGHVVWEGVYFRDAINTV